In one Agrobacterium tumefaciens genomic region, the following are encoded:
- the mutM gene encoding bifunctional DNA-formamidopyrimidine glycosylase/DNA-(apurinic or apyrimidinic site) lyase has product MPELPEVETVRRGLAPAMEGASIRRLHLGRPDLRFPFPEDFAALIEGKTIISLGRRAKYLLIELEDGLTIVAHLGMSGSFRIEAEIDGAGDRDAPGAFHYARSKDGKHDHVVFHLDKGEERVCVIYNDPRRFGFMHLVERNKLDLYPAFAELGPEPTGNALSADYLASRFDGKSQPLKSTLLDQKIIAGLGNIYVCEALWRAHLSPLRAAGTLVTKTGKPKPQLVDLTEKIRDVIADAIAAGGSSLRDHIQTDGTLGYFQHSFSVYDQEGQPCRTPGCGGTVERVVQAGRSTFYCAACQK; this is encoded by the coding sequence AGGAGCAAGCATCCGCAGGCTCCATCTCGGCCGTCCCGATTTGCGCTTTCCGTTCCCTGAGGATTTCGCGGCGCTGATCGAAGGCAAGACAATCATATCGCTCGGGCGCCGGGCGAAATATCTTTTGATCGAACTGGAGGACGGGCTGACCATCGTCGCTCATCTGGGCATGTCCGGCTCATTTCGTATTGAGGCGGAGATCGATGGGGCCGGTGACAGGGACGCGCCCGGCGCGTTTCATTATGCCCGTTCGAAAGACGGCAAGCATGACCATGTCGTCTTTCATCTCGACAAGGGAGAAGAGCGCGTCTGCGTCATCTATAACGATCCGCGCCGCTTCGGTTTCATGCATCTTGTCGAGCGCAACAAGCTCGACCTTTACCCTGCCTTTGCGGAGCTCGGCCCGGAGCCGACCGGCAACGCGCTCAGCGCTGATTATCTGGCGAGCCGGTTTGACGGCAAAAGCCAGCCTTTGAAAAGCACGCTGCTGGATCAGAAGATCATTGCCGGTCTCGGCAATATCTATGTCTGCGAGGCGCTGTGGCGCGCGCACCTTTCACCCTTGCGGGCGGCGGGAACGCTGGTCACGAAAACCGGCAAGCCGAAACCGCAGCTCGTCGATCTCACCGAAAAAATCCGCGACGTGATTGCGGACGCGATTGCCGCTGGCGGTTCTTCCCTGCGCGACCATATACAGACGGATGGAACGCTTGGTTATTTCCAGCATTCCTTTTCGGTCTACGATCAGGAAGGCCAGCCTTGCCGGACACCCGGCTGCGGGGGTACGGTTGAAAGGGTGGTGCAGGCTGGTCGTTCGACCTTCTATTGTGCCGCCTGCCAGAAATAG